The following is a genomic window from Rhodospirillaceae bacterium.
CAGAATTCGATCCGCTGCATAAGTATCTGGATGATGCGGCGACGCGGGTGCCCGGCGCGCAAAAGCATTTGGTGAAACGTGCGGATGGATTGCAGGGTATGGCGGATACGATCCTCTCGTTCTTCGCGGATTAGAACGCGCTTATTTTTCCTGCGCTATTTTTCAAAATACGCGATCATACGGGCTACAGCGTTGACTCGAATGTTTTCATAAAACAAATCAAAATCGTGCATATGTAAATTGTCGCCATCGAAGATCACCAGATCAAAGGTTTCGCCGGTTGGGATGTCGGTGTACAGCGACCCGTCTTTACATTGTGCGCCATAGCCGGTGGTCAGGTCTGGTCGGGCGCCAACGGCTGGGCTGCCAGGCAAAGACCCCAAGTTGGCGCTGGCGGGAACGTCAGTGCTGGAATCCGTCCAGCCGACCGGATTCCAGCAGGCAATCTCTTCGCCCTCAGGCGTGCCAAAGCGGTCCTGGTAGCGCTGCTTTAAGCGGGCCACACCGGCCGAGGGGTCGCCGTCACGGCCAAACGTATTCCAGGAGGCCACGCAGCCCGTATCCGTCGCGCCGGTACAGCGGGTAATGGTTTTGAGACTACGGCCAAATAGGCCTTCATTGATGCCGATGCCGACGATGTATCCTGCGACCATGCGATCTGCCAATGGCGTGCCGTCAATTTCTTCTTCCAACAGCTTAATAGCGTGCAACGTGCCCTGGCTGTGGCTGACAATCATAAACGGGCGACCGTCATTCCAGTTGTCTAAATAGTATTTCCAGGCTTTCAGAACGTCTTGATAAGCCAGGTCATAGGCTTGAGTTCCACTGTTATCCTGTGCGGCCATGGCCATGATTGTCGCCTGGCGATAGCGCGGCGCATAGATCTTGCAGCAGCCATTGAAGGCGCTGGCCTGACGGGCCATGACCGTGATGTCGGTCCAGGTGTTAACCTCGTCCATGCTCAGGTCTTGGTTCCAGTTTTCTACACCTTGGTAGGTGGTTGGGTGGATATAGAACACGTCAACCGGGGCATCGGCTTGGGCTTCGGGCACGCTGGAATTTCTGGGCCACACATCTGCGGCATCTTCGCGATCAGGCAACGCGGCCCAGGAGTCCCTGTCGCTATAATCTGGCACGGTTGGATGTGCCAATTCACTAAACGTGCCGGGCGGCATGGCGCGATTTTGGGCGAGGGCGGGCTCAGAGACAAATGCTCCCGATGCCATTAGATATACCGCACAGAGACCGCGTAAGACGTGCCGTGATGC
Proteins encoded in this region:
- a CDS encoding DUF3089 domain-containing protein — encoded protein: MASRHVLRGLCAVYLMASGAFVSEPALAQNRAMPPGTFSELAHPTVPDYSDRDSWAALPDREDAADVWPRNSSVPEAQADAPVDVFYIHPTTYQGVENWNQDLSMDEVNTWTDITVMARQASAFNGCCKIYAPRYRQATIMAMAAQDNSGTQAYDLAYQDVLKAWKYYLDNWNDGRPFMIVSHSQGTLHAIKLLEEEIDGTPLADRMVAGYIVGIGINEGLFGRSLKTITRCTGATDTGCVASWNTFGRDGDPSAGVARLKQRYQDRFGTPEGEEIACWNPVGWTDSSTDVPASANLGSLPGSPAVGARPDLTTGYGAQCKDGSLYTDIPTGETFDLVIFDGDNLHMHDFDLFYENIRVNAVARMIAYFEK